A genomic window from Solanum stenotomum isolate F172 chromosome 10, ASM1918654v1, whole genome shotgun sequence includes:
- the LOC125842429 gene encoding proteasome subunit alpha type-5: MFLTRTEYDRGVNTFSPEGRLFQVEYAIEAIKLGSTAIGIKTKEGVVLAVEKRITSPLLEPSSVEKIMEIDEHIGCAMSGLIADARTLVEHARVETQNHRFSYGEPMTVESTTQALCDLALRFGEGDEESMSRPFGVSLLIAGHDENGPSLYYTDPSGTFWQCNAKAIGSGSEGADSSLQEQFNKDLTLKEAETIALSILKQVMEEKVTPNNVDIARVSPTYHLYSPSEVEDVISRL, translated from the exons ATGTTTCTCACTAG AACTGAGTATGATAGAGGTGTCAACACTTTCTCTCCTGAAGGAAGGTTGTTTCAAGTTGAATATGCTATTGAAGCCATTAAG TTGGGTTCAACGGCAATTGGGATAAAGACCAAGGAAGGAGTTGTTCTTGCTGTTGAGAAGCGAATTACCTCTCCACTTCTG GAGCCAAGCAGTGTGGAGAAAATTATGGAAATTGATGAGCATATTGGATGTGCAATGAGTGGATTGATAGCTGATGCAAGGACTCTCGTTGAACATGCCCGAGTTGAAACTCAG AATCACAGATTCTCTTATGGCGAGCCCATGACTGTTGAGTCCACAACACAAGCTCTGTGTGATTTGGCCCTGCGATTTGGTGAGGGTGATGAAGAGTCTATG TCCAGACCTTTTGGAGTATCACTTCTCATTGCTGGTCATGATGAGAATGGTCCTAGCTT ATACTATACTGATCCTTCTGGCACTTTCTGGCAATGCAATGCAAAAGCCATTGGTTCAGGTTCAGAAGGTGCTGACAGCTCTCTTCAGGAGCAATTCAACAAG GACCTTACCCTCAAGGAGGCCGAAACCATAGCGCTGTCAATTCTAAAGCAAGTGATGGAAGAAAAG GTGACTCCCAATAACGTTGATATTGCGAGGGTATCACCAACTTATCACCTCTACTCCCCTTCTGAGGTGGAAGATGTTATCAGCCGCCTATAA